The sequence below is a genomic window from Zygosaccharomyces rouxii strain CBS732 chromosome D complete sequence.
CAGTAATTGGAATTTTGCCTCCCTTGTACTGATAGAACAATTTCTCTGCAACGGTAAATGaagctttcaaatcatcCAAGTGATTAGTATCGTAGATGTCAGATGGATCTCTGCCATTTGGCAAATACCCACGTAATTGTTCCACataatctttgaaaaaacctGGTggataataatggtaaaccaAATTCTGCCCTACgtcttttttcttcctaTTACTGTAAACAATCTGTTCCTGTGGCGAAGGTAGCTGTGCCCTATTAGTCCAAACTCCAGCGATTGCAGATGCAGTAATTTCGAATGATGGCCATTTCAATGGCGTCAAAGTAACGCCGTTAAATGTTAGTGTTGGATCCCTAATAGCGAAAATGTTTAAAAACAATCCATCAACCATCGAGGAACCATCAGGGACTTTCTTGTGACCAGCGGTCAAAACAGATATACCAgtatccttttcatttaAAAACGGATAGTGCCAGTGGTAACCTGTTGAGAAAATGACATAATCCACATTTTCAATCGAGGttccatcttcaaagataaTTTTCTTATTATCATCTGGCTTGAATTCTGTGACATGCGGTTTTACGTTTATTCCATCAGAGACGGCTGCTTTTGACAACCAAGGGtatatttcttctttgttaaCGGATCTAGAAACAGTCACACTCTTTGCAATTGGAAATGCGTATTGTAAAATATCCAGACCACTTAAACCTGTACCCACGAACAAAACGTTTTTGTCTTTAAAGATGGATGGCTCTCtgaaagatttagaatGAAAAACGCttgatttaaatttagCATTCCATTGGGAAAGCCCTGGTAATCTAGGTAGATAAGGAATCGAATAATGTCCTGTACTAACGATTACACCATCAAAATATTCAGTATACCATCTAATTTTATCACCCACAGTCTCCTTAACGGTTAATTTCCACTTGTTATTCACTTTACTGATTTCAACGATCTCGGAGTTCAATCTAATGTATCTTTGTAGATCAAACCTTTCGGTAAAGGACAATAACTCATCGGTGATTTCGTAATTGGTCACCAATGGATGCAAACGACTATCAGAAGGACGGCGTTGTCTATAGGGAATGAATGAAGTTCTCAAATATCTACCAGGAACATTGGAAAAAAGATGACGATAAATGCCACTTTTGGCCCAATTGGTACCATGAGAACCGGTATCACCAGTAACCAAGGGTTTCGAATATGTATAATCTTGACCCGCTTCGGAAAATTCTCTGGGTACACTTGTTCTAGGTTTTAATACCCATGGATCATCATATTTTTCAGTATCAAACAAATCTTGTGGAACTACTTCGGGGTCGTCGAAACTAGGACTCCAAATACCACCGACCTGAGAATTTTGTTCGAAGGAAACAATTTTGGTGAACGCAGGATCAGCATTGTTGATCTTTGActgatcaatttcaccattggAATCGTAAGTAATTGTGGTAGAACCATCTTTCTTGGTATGAAGTAATTCAAATAGTGTGGTAAGGCCAGCCGCACCAGCACCTACAATGGCCACCGATTGAATGTCAAAATCCTGAGTCATGAGAATCTAGAGCCTTGGATATCTTCAtgttttttttcttgttaaCGTTGACATATCTTATCTCTTCTTAAGTATCCACTAGATGAATCTATATGCACGCCCCACTTTTTCTTGGACGCTCGGTCTCTGTCTTTATGAGGAGTCATCTAGAGTCATCTAAAGTCATCGGAAGTCATTGTCTGTCTTTTAAAGTCTATTTACTTAACGTTTACAGATCGCCTCTCAAACGCTTCAAAGCATCAGGATAACGTTTTTCATGTTGTTCTCGAGACTCACCAGAACGCCAGGTAAGTGGTTCAGCCGGATGGGTCTTGTCTAGTGTGCTTTTTCCAAACAGTTGTTCTCTAAATGTCAAATAACCACTTTCTTGAGAGCCCTGTTGGTAATCTTCTGCTGCTAGACCACGTCTACGTAGTTCTGGTAACAAGTACTCAACGATATCTTCGTAAGTTTCTGGTAGAACTGCATATgcaaaattgaaaccatcGATATCGGAGATATCAATCCATTCCTGTATATTGTCTGCTACCTCTTCTGGTGTACCAATGATCAGTGCGCCACTACCACCGACTTTAATTTCATCCGCGATGGTTTTTTTGGTCCAACGATCGACTCTTGGGTAGGCACTTTGCCATTTCTTTACAGCTGATGCGGTTGCAATTTGATCCACATTGGTCAAAGTTTCATcgtcttcaaatttattcaaGTCAACACCGGTCCAACCTGAAAACATGGCACGAGCACCTTCCTCATCGGCATAGGATTTGTAGTACCGATACTTCTCTTCTGCCAATTCATGGGTATCACCGAGGATAACTGTGATTAAACTGATAAATTTAATCTTTGTCACATCTCTGTGGTACTTTTCACTTGCAATCTTTTTAACCGCTTTAACCTGTTTATCTAGATCTTGTGGTGTCAATGCAGAAAGAAACACAATTTCCGCATTTCTAGCAGCTAATTCCTTACCCTTTGCAGAAACACCTGCTTGAATTATCACAGGTAATTTTTGGGCACTCTGTTGAGTAAACGCAGGTCCAGGCACTTTGAAATGATCACCTTCGTGGTTTATATGTCTTAAACCATTGGGATCGGTAAAGACAACCTTTTCTGAATCTAATTTGACGGCACCTTCCTGCCATGACGACAGAAATAATTTGTAAACCACATCGACATACTCTTCAGCACGCGCATATCTAACATCATTAGGAGGTaaattttcaccatttaaaagatttcttgCTGCACTATTCAAATAAGAAGTCACAATATTCCAACCGACTCTACCATTACTAATTAGATCAAGTGTACCTAGTCTTCTTGCCAAATGGTATGGCTGTTCACTAATGGTAGAAATTGTAATACCAAAGGCAAGCTTCTTAGTGACAGCGGCCATCAACGGAATGAAATAACTTGGATCCAACGTGGGAAATTGTGAACCAACACGGGCAACCGGTTCCAAATTAGATGGTCCCTTGTAAACGTCATAGGGTCCTAGAACATCTGCCAAAAACACTGTATTAAATTTACCCTTTTCTAACAATTTGGCTAAATCTGTCCAATAATTAGGATTGGAAAATAATTCAGTAGTTCTATCATTGGGATTCCTCCAATTGTTAATGGTCTGGTTACCAGCAGACCCCATAAGAAATGCATTTATgattaaattcttcttcttatgTTCAGTCTTGACTTTCTTTGGAGGTGGTGATGAACTGCGAGTCATTTCAAATTATCCTTGTTTCTTATAACAAACAATATCTAACCAATCATACTGAAACTACCAATGCTACCAATACTATTTTAACTATCAAATTCAGGCCTTATATACCTTTTTTAAACTTTCGGATTCCCCATGATCATTTGGTTCTTTGACTTGAAGTCTTTTGTCTCAATGCCACAGCGACCATTTAAGATAAGAATGACTAGCTTTGCCATAGAAACAATTTCAGCCAGAAGAAATCAGATATTATATATACGATAGGAATGGCATGATCTTGAATGGGTGCTGTATGGTACGGGGATGACTGCTTGGCGATAGATTATTGATATCTGTGTTTTTGGATCGATAGGGGCTCGAGAAAGCGTATGCTATGTTGAAGAGAGGCTATAATTATTCTGAAGTTGTAGTTGAAGAAGGTAGACACATTAAGTTTGCCAAAAGGGAGTTGGGTGCTGTCAATATTCCCATATGTCAAAAAGCACTAGTGGTTGAAcattttgataaagatttggCATTTACCACTGACATTTCCGTTGAACAACACCTGGAAGACTATGAAATATTAGTGCAAAATAAATTCGTGGGGTTAAATCATGTTGATTGGAAATCTAAGAAGTACAAATTTAACATATATTCTTTTCCCTGGGTTAACGGTAGGGAATCCAGTGGAGTTGTTGTTAAGAGAGGTTCTCGTGTAGATAAAGATCGTTTCCCATTGGGGGCAGAAGTGTTTTTAGCAAGTACTTCCTacagaattttgaaaacttcgACATTCCAGGAGTATACTGTTTTCGATTCTAGGCTCGTTTGGCGATTGCCTCACTCTCCAACTGCAAACGGTTCATTAGGTGTCAAGAAATTCGATCTCGATTTTGCAGCTGGTATTGGTGTTGCACTAGTCACTGCAGGATCTGCACTTTCacatttggtggattttgCAGATCTGTCGACATTGTCACCTCGTTCTAATCTCATAATTTGGGGTGGAACGTCCTGTGTGGGGATTTATTTGACCCAGTTGGCCAGATCCTCACAAAGGTTCAATAAAATccttgttgttgctgctaAAAGACATGAAAACTATCTAAGGGAATTAGGTGCTACCCATGTAATCGATAGACACTTGACAGAGGGAGAAATCTTGGATCAAGTGAACACGATTTGTCCACAGGGAATTAATCATGGGATTGACGTTGTATCTAAAAAGACTGCAACACACCTAATGAACATCTTACAGCAAGAAGGAAATGgtgagaaaaaattggtatgTGTGGTAGATGCTCCAGAACTACCCACAAAGACCGCCTTTACTAACCGTACAGGCAAATTTATCATCGAGAAAGTCAGtataaaaaaatttcatgaaGACCTTGAATACGGAACTACATTCGTTGACTACACttcaaaacttttggaGAGTGGTCATTTAAAACCGGTACAATCGTTGAAGATTTTCAAGGCTCTAGGtaaatttggtcaaagtATTAGGAATGGGTTATTAGAATTAGAGGAGAAGGGACCAAGTGCAGAAAAATATGTGGCATGTTTAGAAACATGAACCTGCAGTTAAAACCACATGTATGTATCACTTAGTTTAGAAAGAAGGAATATATTCTTGAGATTGAGAACGTCTTTGAAAGACCCGATGGCTCTTGAAATGTGAGCCACATATTAGAGCCACACGATCAATAAAATCAGAAAGCATTTTGATGATGTAATCTCAAGTGAGATAAAAAGACCCCAAGAATTTACCATGGTTCTCCAACTTTGCTCTATTTCTTCTAGGAATCAGGTAAGTTAAGCTAGCAACACGAATCGCCATCATGGTAAGTGAAGAGAAGGTCCAGAAGAAAGGTACTGGTGAAATTAAAGTCCTTGAAAGCAACAGTAGTATTTTCTCAGACTCTAGTGAACAAGTACAAGAAGTTTTCAAGACCGATGTGCCTGAGGATCAAGTTTTAGCCGAAGTCGAAGAAATAATCGTGGAGAATGGActtgaagaatatgaagaattgttgaCTAGAGGAGCTCTTTTAGCCAACAAACCTGGATTATTGCAAAACGAAGGTTATACTGATGCGGAAAGAAGAGCAATCTCTAGAGAGACAACtcatccaattctttctctgtCACGAGTCATGATAATGGCGGCTATTTGTACTTCCTGCGCAGCATTGAATTTCGGTATGGACGAAAGTGCTATTGGGGGAGCTGTTATGGGATTTACTCAACAATTTAAGATTACAAACATCAATATTCAAGGTTTAACAGTGGCTTCACCTTATTTAACTGCTGCTATCTTTGGTTCTCCCTTAGcagttcttttcaacaaatatTTTGGTAGAAAATGGGTCGTATTTGTAAGTTGCTTATTCGGAGTTGCTGGATCTTTGATTCAAGCATTTGCCAACCATCTTGGTGTCCTTCTATTTGCTCGCTTACTATTGGGAGTTGGCATGGGCCTTAATTCTGCCGTTGTTCCAATCTATACTGCTGAATGTTCACCCGCTGTTTCAAGAGGAGCTATTCTGATGTTATGGCAAATGTTTATTGCGTTGGGTGTTTGTTTGGGATCTGTATTCAATAGAGCTTTCATAAAAATTCCGGGTTCTGCATCTTGGAGATTGATGATTGGTTCTTCTGTAGTTCCACCATTGGTCACCGGTATTCTCATATATTTTCCACCAGAATCACCTCGTTGGCTATTAATTCACGATAAACCTCGAGAATCGCTATTAGCTCTGCTGAAATTAAGATCCACTCCAGTATCTGGCGCCAAGGATTTCTACGTTCTTTACGAATCGCTAAAGTATGAACGCAAGTTAGACACTCGTCTCTCAGCATGGCAACAGTTTCTCTCAATCTTTACGGATAAAAGAAATAGATTTGCACTTATTGTTTCATTCATTGGCGTCTTAGGTCAACAATATGGTGGTGTTAATATTCTCGTTTCATATACAGCTACCATTTTGACAAAATCTGGTGTAAATCCACTCGATTCCATTGCTGGTTCTATTGGTATCGGGGGTGGATGTTTCCTGTCCACTTTTCTAAGTGctcaattgattgatagatttggaagaagaactaTGCTTTTAGTTACTCTACCGGTGGAAGGCGCATGTTTATTCTGGTTAGGCGGTGCCCTAAACATATCTGAAAATAATGCTCGCCTAGCTGTCGCATTGACCGCAATGTACGTTTATGTTTTGTTTTATGGGACCGGTATTGGACCCATTAGTTTTACACTCGTCGCAGAGACGCCTTCCATCTCAGTGAGAGAAGCTCATAGTGCATTTTGTATGGCTCTCAATTGGATACTGGATTTTGTTGTGAGTATGTCATGGCCAAAGATGGATTCTACCATGTCAGATTCTGGTGGATTCTACTTCTACGCTGCTTTCAATCTATTATTGTGGGTAGCCACTTTCTTTTGTATCCCAGAGACTAAAAGATACACATTAGAGCAACTAGATGAAGTCTTCAAATTAGGAGTTGGCCAATTTTttaggaaaaaaattacttGTTTGCCTCGTAGTTTGAAGCATTGGAGAGAGTAGATTTACGAATTTTTCCTACATAACTGATAAATATTCTTCTGAATTCAGCCGCACATATGCGCAAATCATGTATACGTATACGTCATCTCGGAGTTTTTCACATTCCTAATGAAAGGAAGCGGCGAAGTGAGCGTAAAAGGAAGAAGCACCTTCGACTCAGAAAACAAAGATGGCCTCCGATTATCCTCTGTATATCAAATGAATGTTAAAACCGAATAATCGTTTGTTCATTTCTCCCAAAGGCCAGAAGAGTGTTCAAAACAGCATGCGATAATTACAGTCCTGATTACAGGTACTACAGGTTTACCGCCAAATGGGTCGTGGATTACTATATGAAGGAGAATTACCAAAATTAATGGTACTGTTGGGTCTCAGGAAAAGGAAGACAAGCTGCACAAGTAGTTTGAAATCTCTTTGACattgaaattcaaaatgtaAAGGATATATCTGATTCAGAATGTTCAATAATGTCTTCTAGAGAAAGGGCAAGATAATTGACCTTGTGTCAAACGCTGAAAGAGGCAATGATTGTAGAGAGTGAATATTTTTGTATATCACTGGTGATGGTTTAACGGCTATACTTGCTTAGGAAGCTTGATAATCGGCGGGTGACtaacaattctaaatctaaaGCGGAACCCTCTCTACAGATTATTACCTGATAGTCATCGTTATACATTATCATTTCCCTTGTATTCagattttctcttttttttattgtCTCTAAACATCGATTAGAAATGAAGGTGGAACGGATAGAATTGGTCTACTGCAATGTCTTTAAAGTGTACCAGACACCGAAAATTAGGACCTTTAGAATACAGAAGAGCTTGAGATGCAGGATTTAATATGAATCATTCACCTATGAGACATCCACTATAGTCTGTTTTGAAACCACAATGATTAATTCCAAACTTCCTTCAAAAGTACTGCATCTTCATACAAACGGATTTAACATGGGTTAAAGGTTGTCGTCCCCATGTTTATTGTAAATAGGTATTCCTGCCAA
It includes:
- a CDS encoding zinc-binding alcohol dehydrogenase family protein (weakly similar to uniprot|P53912 Saccharomyces cerevisiae YNL134C) gives rise to the protein MLKRGYNYSEVVVEEGRHIKFAKRELGAVNIPICQKALVVEHFDKDLAFTTDISVEQHLEDYEILVQNKFVGLNHVDWKSKKYKFNIYSFPWVNGRESSGVVVKRGSRVDKDRFPLGAEVFLASTSYRILKTSTFQEYTVFDSRLVWRLPHSPTANGSLGVKKFDLDFAAGIGVALVTAGSALSHLVDFADLSTLSPRSNLIIWGGTSCVGIYLTQLARSSQRFNKILVVAAKRHENYLRELGATHVIDRHLTEGEILDQVNTICPQGINHGIDVVSKKTATHLMNILQQEGNGEKKLVCVVDAPELPTKTAFTNRTGKFIIEKVSIKKFHEDLEYGTTFVDYTSKLLESGHLKPVQSLKIFKALGKFGQSIRNGLLELEEKGPSAEKYVACLET
- a CDS encoding uncharacterized protein (some similarities with uniprot|Q12300 Saccharomyces cerevisiae YDL138W RGT2 Plasma membrane glucose receptor); the encoded protein is MVSEEKVQKKGTGEIKVLESNSSIFSDSSEQVQEVFKTDVPEDQVLAEVEEIIVENGLEEYEELLTRGALLANKPGLLQNEGYTDAERRAISRETTHPILSLSRVMIMAAICTSCAALNFGMDESAIGGAVMGFTQQFKITNINIQGLTVASPYLTAAIFGSPLAVLFNKYFGRKWVVFVSCLFGVAGSLIQAFANHLGVLLFARLLLGVGMGLNSAVVPIYTAECSPAVSRGAILMLWQMFIALGVCLGSVFNRAFIKIPGSASWRLMIGSSVVPPLVTGILIYFPPESPRWLLIHDKPRESLLALLKLRSTPVSGAKDFYVLYESLKYERKLDTRLSAWQQFLSIFTDKRNRFALIVSFIGVLGQQYGGVNILVSYTATILTKSGVNPLDSIAGSIGIGGGCFLSTFLSAQLIDRFGRRTMLLVTLPVEGACLFWLGGALNISENNARLAVALTAMYVYVLFYGTGIGPISFTLVAETPSISVREAHSAFCMALNWILDFVVSMSWPKMDSTMSDSGGFYFYAAFNLLLWVATFFCIPETKRYTLEQLDEVFKLGVGQFFRKKITCLPRSLKHWRE
- a CDS encoding uncharacterized protein (some similarities with uniprot|P38866 Saccharomyces cerevisiae YHR176W FMO1 Flavin-containing monooxygenase), which encodes MTQDFDIQSVAIVGAGAAGLTTLFELLHTKKDGSTTITYDSNGEIDQSKINNADPAFTKIVSFEQNSQVGGIWSPSFDDPEVVPQDLFDTEKYDDPWVLKPRTSVPREFSEAGQDYTYSKPLVTGDTGSHGTNWAKSGIYRHLFSNVPGRYLRTSFIPYRQRRPSDSRLHPLVTNYEITDELLSFTERFDLQRYIRLNSEIVEISKVNNKWKLTVKETVGDKIRWYTEYFDGVIVSTGHYSIPYLPRLPGLSQWNAKFKSSVFHSKSFREPSIFKDKNVLFVGTGLSGLDILQYAFPIAKSVTVSRSVNKEEIYPWLSKAAVSDGINVKPHVTEFKPDDNKKIIFEDGTSIENVDYVIFSTGYHWHYPFLNEKDTGISVLTAGHKKVPDGSSMVDGLFLNIFAIRDPTLTFNGVTLTPLKWPSFEITASAIAGVWTNRAQLPSPQEQIVYSNRKKKDVGQNLVYHYYPPGFFKDYVEQLRGYLPNGRDPSDIYDTNHLDDLKASFTVAEKLFYQYKGGKIPITETVEAL
- a CDS encoding uncharacterized protein (conserved hypothetical protein), yielding MTRSSSPPPKKVKTEHKKKNLIINAFLMGSAGNQTINNWRNPNDRTTELFSNPNYWTDLAKLLEKGKFNTVFLADVLGPYDVYKGPSNLEPVARVGSQFPTLDPSYFIPLMAAVTKKLAFGITISTISEQPYHLARRLGTLDLISNGRVGWNIVTSYLNSAARNLLNGENLPPNDVRYARAEEYVDVVYKLFLSSWQEGAVKLDSEKVVFTDPNGLRHINHEGDHFKVPGPAFTQQSAQKLPVIIQAGVSAKGKELAARNAEIVFLSALTPQDLDKQVKAVKKIASEKYHRDVTKIKFISLITVILGDTHELAEEKYRYYKSYADEEGARAMFSGWTGVDLNKFEDDETLTNVDQIATASAVKKWQSAYPRVDRWTKKTIADEIKVGGSGALIIGTPEEVADNIQEWIDISDIDGFNFAYAVLPETYEDIVEYLLPELRRRGLAAEDYQQGSQESGYLTFREQLFGKSTLDKTHPAEPLTWRSGESREQHEKRYPDALKRLRGDL